CCATCAGTTGGCTACATCAATTTCGACGCTTACGGGTTCGCTATGAACGACGCGATGACATCCACGAAGCGTTCATGCTACTCGGGTGCATCGTCATCTGCGGCTATTTCCTCTAATGTTCTTTTTGTTAGATGCTCTAAGATAAATTAGATGCACCAACATTCGCTTTCTGAAAAAGATCAGTCACTGCTTCCTCAAGCCGTGCAAACCCTGCTGGCCGGGTTTCCGTTGCCAGAGATTGATTCAAATCTCGACATACCCAGGCTCCAGAGCATTCTGGAGGAAACAGCACAAAAGCTGCACGAAAACTATCCGTACCATCATCCGCTGTATATAGGCCAGATGCTGAAGCCGCCACATCCGCTCGCCAGGTGGGCCTATTCGCTCGCCATGGTGCTCAACCCCAACAACCATGCACTCGATGGCGGCCGGGCCAGTTCCCGCATGGAGAAGGAAGCAGTCGCGGAAATCGCCCGCATGTTCGGCTGGAACACGCACCTGGGCCATCTCACCAGCGGAGGTACCTTTGCCAATCTCGAAGCGCTTTGGGTCAGTCGTGAAACGCATTCCGGCAAATCAGTGGTGGCTTCCGAACAGGCTCATTACACGCATTCACGCATCTCAGCAGTCTTAGGCATTCCCTTTCGCAAAGTGGCTGCCGATGCACAAGGCAGGATGTGCTTAACGAGTCTCCAACAGCAATTGAAACAGGGCGACATTGGCACCGTGGTGGTCACCCTGGGCACAACCGCAGCGGGTGCGGTCGATCCGCTGCCTGCCATTCTGCAGTTGCAGAGCAAGTATGGTTTCCGCATTCATGTGGATGCCGCCTATGGTGGATATTACACGTTATGCAGCAAGCTGGATGCACCGGCTCGCGCCGCCTTCGATGCGTTGTCGCAGGTCGATTCCCTCGTGATCGATCCCCACAAGCATGGCTTGCAGCCTTACGGCTGTGGCTGCATCCTGTTTCGTGATCCCGCCGTGGGGCGTTACTACCGTCACGATTCACCCTACACGTATTTCACATCTGATGAAATGCATCTGGGTGAAATATCGCTCGAATGTTCCCGGCCTGGTGCGTCAGCGGTTGCCTTGTGGGCCACCGTGCAACTGTTGCCTTTGGAACGAAACGGTGCATTCGCTCAATCGCTCGATCAGTGTCGTCAGGCTGCATTGCAGCTTGAAGCCTGGTTGCGAAAATCGAAGTGTTTCGTGCCACTGCTCCATCCGGAGCTCGATATCGTTGTTTGGACGGTGCGCAGTGATTCCGCCAGCGAAGCCAACAGCCGGGCACGTGAATTCTTCGATGCTGCTGAAAAACACGATGTCTATCTCGCACTGGCAAGTTTTCCTAGAAACATGGTGGAACCTGCGGGTGCGATCAAACACTGGGATCAGGATAACGTCACCTGCCTGCGCAGTTGCCTGATGAAGCCGGAACATCTTGCCTGGATGCCGGAGATTCTTGCTCGTCTGGAATCAACTGTTCAAAGTTTATCGTGGTGTAGTTGATTCCATGAGAAGTCGATGAAACATCGCCAGTCTCAAAGACTGAAGCGATTGACTTTTTCTACAATAAAAAGATATCCACACTGTTAATCCCGGAGTCTGCCACCATGTTGTGGTTCCGTCTCGTGATCATACCCATGCTGATAACTGCCTTAGCTGTTTCCATTTCTGCCCAGGATGGCATCAAGTACCCTGCTACCAAGCGGATCGAACACGTGGATGATTACCATGGCACCAAGGTGCCCGATCCCTATCGCTGGCTGGAAAATGACGTCCGTGTCGATGCCGAGGTGAAGGCCTGGGTGGAAGCTCAGAACAAGGTGACTTTCGATTACCTGGCCACCTTGCCCGAACGCGAAAATATCAAGAAGCGTCTGACTGAACTGTGGAATTACGAAAAAGTCAGTGCACCTTTT
This window of the Planctomycetia bacterium genome carries:
- a CDS encoding IS5/IS1182 family transposase, coding for ISWLHQFRRLRVRYERRDDIHEAFMLLGCIVICGYFL
- a CDS encoding aspartate aminotransferase family protein gives rise to the protein MHQHSLSEKDQSLLPQAVQTLLAGFPLPEIDSNLDIPRLQSILEETAQKLHENYPYHHPLYIGQMLKPPHPLARWAYSLAMVLNPNNHALDGGRASSRMEKEAVAEIARMFGWNTHLGHLTSGGTFANLEALWVSRETHSGKSVVASEQAHYTHSRISAVLGIPFRKVAADAQGRMCLTSLQQQLKQGDIGTVVVTLGTTAAGAVDPLPAILQLQSKYGFRIHVDAAYGGYYTLCSKLDAPARAAFDALSQVDSLVIDPHKHGLQPYGCGCILFRDPAVGRYYRHDSPYTYFTSDEMHLGEISLECSRPGASAVALWATVQLLPLERNGAFAQSLDQCRQAALQLEAWLRKSKCFVPLLHPELDIVVWTVRSDSASEANSRAREFFDAAEKHDVYLALASFPRNMVEPAGAIKHWDQDNVTCLRSCLMKPEHLAWMPEILARLESTVQSLSWCS